The following are encoded together in the Malaya genurostris strain Urasoe2022 chromosome 3, Malgen_1.1, whole genome shotgun sequence genome:
- the LOC131434137 gene encoding proline-rich protein HaeIII subfamily 1-like, translated as MKVLLLLCLLTASAVLGSPLGKIGKSHAYDTAVEEVYSDAEAIVEEDASEELHPTIADSEETTVPPENSEEVTSPDSSEEISTPESSEETSEGSDEEHPLPPPEDSSEERPPPPDGSEEERPPAPEDSSEERPPPPDGSEEERPPPPEDSSEERPPPPDGSEEERPPPPDERPPPPDSSEEDRPLPPDERPPPPDSSEEERPPSPDERPPPPDERPPPPDSSEEDRPPPGENERPPPGDNRPPQGDHRPPQGDNRPPHGDGRPPTGGNRPPQGDGGQRPPQGDHRPPQGDNRPPHGDGRPPTGGNRPPQGDGGQRPPQGDQRPPQEDGEQKPPLVEDGEPCNDGSKVVNVNVNIQL; from the coding sequence ATGAAAGTTCTTTTACTACTGTGCTTGCTAACTGCAAGTGCTGTTCTGGGGAGTCCTCTGGGAAAAATAGGTAAATCCCATGCTTATGACACGGCCGTCGAAGAAGTTTACAGTGATGCGGAGGCAATagttgaagaggatgcttccGAAGAATTGCACCCAACCATCGCAGATAGCGAAGAAACTACGGTACCACCAGAGAACAGTGAAGAAGTGACATCTCCCGATAGTAGTGAGGAAATTTCGACCCCTGAAAGTAGCGAAGAAACTTCGGAAGGTTCCGACGAGGAACACCCGCTTCCTCCACCGGAAGATTCCAGTGAGGAACGTCCTCCACCACCAGACGGTTCTGAAGAAGAACGACCGCCTGCACCAGAAGATTCCAGTGAGGAACGTCCTCCACCACCAGACGGTTCTGAAGAAGAACGACCGCCTCCACCAGAAGATTCCAGTGAGGAACGTCCTCCACCACCAGACGGTTCTGAAGAAGAACGACCGCCTCCACCGGATGAGCGTCCGCCGCCACCAGATAGCTCCGAAGAAGATCGTCCGCTTCCGCCAGATGAGCGACCTCCTCCACCAGATAGTTCAGAAGAAGAGCGTCCCCCTTCACCAGACGAGCGTCCGCCTCCACCGGATGAGCGTCCTCCTCCACCAGACAGTTCAGAAGAAGATCGTCCACCTCCAGGAGAAAATGAACGTCCACCTCCAGGTGACAACCGACCCCCACAAGGAGATCACCGACCACCGCAAGGAGACAATCGGCCTCCTCATGGTGATGGCAGACCGCCAACAGGAGGCAATCGACCACCTCAAGGAGATGGTGGACAGCGTCCTCCACAAGGAGACCACCGACCACCGCAGGGAGACAATCGGCCTCCTCATGGTGATGGCCGACCGCCAACAGGAGGCAATCGACCACCTCAAGGAGATGGTGGACAGCGTCCTCCACAAGGAGATCAACGTCCACCACAGGAAGATGGGGAACAAAAGCCTCCCTTGGTCGAGGATGGTGAACCGTGTAACGATGGTTCCAAAGTTGTAAATGTAAATGTTAACATTCAATTGTAA